In Hippoglossus hippoglossus isolate fHipHip1 chromosome 24, fHipHip1.pri, whole genome shotgun sequence, a single genomic region encodes these proteins:
- the si:dkey-206f10.1 gene encoding adenylate cyclase type 8 → MVTFTETTQVSPMGLREPPCLTATLSPGLRRKKMLWKNAVKHIMIQQELSAQVGVEPAHKIFVTDAYMDEINRQIRNKGSRGVTKRRSSTFRVHPSQPRGSTSTHSSIGGCFNDYGSDADFFVHWGRTIHGVYIPSLRHTFKSRDLEKLYQQHSSHQRRNSLAITNVIDAVAKLHVLVLYLALAPEDFTDSVRGCLTGIFMMFAIALCIVVLTCKDSMSLRWLHYAGLASWLSQTTQVLGGLVYGLEKDPSWYVLFTLFATYTLLPLPLLWAMCAGSLTSVLHLLVEIVHYYNDAMLLRKVFAKGLLYLSMNTAGLFIHYLTDHAQRQVFLETRRCIQGRLKLEQENQRQERLVLSILPRFVALEMIADMSSFEDELNPQEFHKIYIHQYKDVSILFADIKGFTLLSMNLSAQDLVRTLNELFGRFDRLAEDHHCLRIKILGDCYYCVSGVPEPQLAHARYCVEMGLAMISTIRHVRKQLKFDMDMRIGIHTGSVLCGVLGLQKWQFDVWSWDVGIANMLEAGGIPGRIHISRATLDCLQGTYKTEDGHGRDRNEFLRRHNIDTFLICPQEERDKVDHAEPPRVQKTNRTWNPEMPFGNAIDMNSILASFTNGSLPNIWQSTSKEINKRIKHAIEVRSSERMHKEHITPLTLVFKDTHIEDMFFQMRDEMFNSNLVCSFIMLLFLMAAQALIPAPRMFPAVLQFSVFLLIYMLLLLLALAEEFKWTPAALQHLCCWIHENNSARNLLTLTAIAINFGLASTDMVWCILANTGEADTMDRTNTASRSLTVCTYPEVFVLSGVIAMVTCAVFLRLKSLLKLAVLLLAVAVYSYLIHVAFLTLARHDMQQGSERNMSHYVRRKGISIILMMMFIVAVFYNGRQWEATARLDFLWRLQAQQEVEDMRDLREHNECLLNNILPMHVARHFLDRSKNDDELYSQSYDEVGVMFASVAGFNEYFEQKEIRHEGVDCLRLLNEIIADFDELLEESYFHYVEKIKTIGSCYMAASGLAPDGQASMDEWNHLSELVLFALAMQETLKEINRQCAKNFQLRVGIAHGPVVAGVIGATKPQYDIWGSTVNLASRMDSTGVSGRIQVPEATRRILAEWGFVLQLRGEIFVKGVSESQGKVRTYFISTVRSKMANVVTDGRTGSRTAGRMTLAGVVFGLVQARNKEKMRDVNGGFSLAP, encoded by the exons GTTGGTGTGGAACCAGCACACAAAATCTTTGTGACAGATGCCTACATGGATGAGATCAACAGACAAATCCGCAACAAGGGCTCTCGTGGGGTCACGAAACGCCGCTCCTCCACATTCAGAGTCCACCCCTCCCAGCCTCGGGGCTCAACCAGTACACACAGCAGCATCGGCGGTTGTTTCAACGACTACGGCAGCGATGCCGACTTCTTTGTGCACTGGGGCCGCACTATTCACGGGGTCTACATACCCTCCCTGAGGCACACCTTCAAGTCCCGTGACCTGGAGAAACTCTACCAGCAGCACTCTTCTCACCAGAGACGCAACTCTCTAGCTATCACTAACGTAATCGACGCTGTGGCCAAGCTGCACGTGTTGGTTCTGTACCTGGCATTGGCCCCTGAGGATTTCACAGACTCTGTGCGTGGCTGCCTGACGGGCATTTTCATGATGTTCGCTATAGCACTGTGCATCGTGGTGTTGACCTGCAAAGACTCCATGTCCCTGCGGTGGCTCCACTATGCTGGCCTGGCTAGCTGGCTATCGCAGACCACACAGGTGCTGGGAGGACTGGTATACGGACTAGAAAAAGACCCTTCGTGGTACGTTTTGTTCACGCTGTTCGCCACATACACGCTGCTGCCCTTACCTCTGCTGTGGGCCATGTGCGCTGGCTCCCTTACCTCAGTGCTGCACCTTCTGGTGGAGATAGTGCACTACTACAATGATGCAATGCTTTTGAGAAAG GTGTTTGCCAAAGGCCTGCTGTACCTGAGCATGAATACAGCTGGCCTGTTTATCCACTACTTGACAGATCACGCCCAGAGGCAGGTTTTCCTGGAGACGCGGCGCTGCATTCAGGGTCGCCTCAAACTAGAGCAAGAGAACCAAAGACAG GAGCGTCTGGTGCTGTCAATCCTGCCTCGCTTTGTTGCCTTGGAGATGATCGCTGACATGAGCTCTTTCGAAGATGAACTCAATCCTCAGGAGTTTCACAAGATCTATATACACCAGTACAAAGAcgtcag catcCTATTTGCAGACATCAAGGGCTTCACTCTATTGTCCATGAACCTGTCGGCTCAGGATCTGGTGCGAACCCTCAACGAGCTCTTTGGACGCTTTGACCGACTGGCAGAG GATCACCACTGCCTGCGAATCAAGATACTGGGAGACTGTTACTATTGTGTGTCAGGGgtccctgagccacagcttgCCCATGCCCGGTACTGTGTTGAGATGGGCCTGGCTATGATCAGCACTATACG GCATGTGCGGAAGCAGTTAAAGTTTGACATGGACATGAGGATTGGGATCCACACAGGCTCTGTCCTATGTGGAGTGCTCGGGCTACAGAAATGGCAGTTTGACGTCTGGTCCTGGGACGTGGGCATCGCCAACATGCTGGAGGCCGGGGGAATACCAGG ACGCATCCACATCTCCAGGGCGACTCTGGACTGTCTACAGGGCACCTACAAGACAGAGGATGGCCATGGCCGCGACAGGAACGAGTTTCTAAGGAGACACAACATCGACACTTTCCTCATCTGCCCTCAGGAGGAAAGGGACAAAGTTGACCACGCCGAGCCGCCCAGAGTCCAGAAGACAAACCGAACGTGGAACCCGGAGATGCCTTTCGGGAACGCCATTGACATGAACAGT ATCCTGGCTTCCTTTACAAACGGCTCGCTGCCCAACATATGGCAGTCGACATCAAAAGAGATCAACAAACGCATCAAACACGCTATTGAGGTTCGCAGCAGTGAGCGTATGCACAAGGAGCACATCACCCCGCTCACCCTGGTGTTCAAGGACACGCACATCGAGGACATG TTCTTCCAGATGAGAGACGAAATGTTCAACTCCAACTTGGTCTGCTCCTTCATCATGCTCCTGTTTCTCATGGCTGCCCAGGCCCTCATCCCGGCTCCCAG GATGTTCCCGGCCGTCCTCCAGTTTTCCGTCTTTTTGCTGATctacatgctgctgctgctgttggcccTGGCTGAAGAGTTCAAGTGGACTCCTGCAGCGCTGCAACACCTCTGCTGCTGGATCCATGAAAACAACAGCGCCCGCAACCTGCTCACCCTCACCGCCATCGCCATCAACTTTGGCTTGGCCTCGACTGACATG GTCTGGTGTATTCTCGCTAACACAGGAGAGGCCGACACGATGGACAGAACTAACACAGCCTCGCGTTCTCTCACTGTCTGCACTTACCCTGAg gtgtttgtgttgagtgGTGTGATCGCCATGGTGACTTGTGCCGTGTTTCTGCGTCTAAAATCCCTGCTGAAGCTGGCGGTCTTGCTGCTGGCGGTGGCCGTGTACTCCTACCTCATCCACGTGGCCTTCCTCACGCTTGCACGCCACGATATGCAGCAAGGGTCAGAGCGGAACAT GTCTCATTATGTCCGGAGGAAAGGAATCTCCATCATCCTCATGATGATGTTTATTGTTGCCGTCTTCTACAATGGACGACAG TGGGAAGCCACTGCCAGACTGGACTTCCTGTGGCGTCTGCAGGcccaacaggaagtggaggacaTGAGAGATCTGCGGGAACACAACGAGTGTTTGTTAAACAACATCCTGCCCATGCACGTTGCTCGACATTTCCTGGACCGGAGCAAGAATGACGAT GAGCTTTACTCCCAGTCCTATGATGAAGTGGGTGTTATGTTTGCCTCCGTCGCTGGGTTCAATGAGTATTTTGAGCAGAAGGAGATCAGACACGAAGGAGTGGACTGCCTCCGACTGCTCAATGAGATCATCGCTGACTTTGATGAG TTGCTGGAGGAGTCGTACTTCCACTATGTGGAGAAGATTAAGACCATCGGGAGCTGCTACATGGCAGCTTCTGGCTTAGCTCCAGACGGACAG gcGTCCATGGATGAATGGAATCACCTGAGCGAGCTGGTTTTGTTTGCATTGGCAATGCAGGAGACCTTGAAAGAGATTAACAGGCAGTGTGCCAAAAACTTTCAGCTGCGTGTGG GCATTGCCCATGGGCCGGTGGTGGCAGGTGTGATCGGTGCCACCAAGCCGCAGTATGACATCTGGGGGTCGACAGTGAACCTGGCCAGCCGCATGGACAGCACAGGAGTGAGCGGCCGCATACAGGTACCTGAGGCCACGCGCAGGATACTGGCAGAATGGGGCTTCGTGCTGCAGTTACGTGGGGAAATCTTTGTCAAAGGG GTGAGTGAGAGCCAGGGCAAAGTCCGCACCTATTTCATCAGCACCGTGCGCAGTAAGATGGCCAACGTGGTGACAGATGGCCGCACAGGGAGCCGCACGGCAGGACGCATGACGCTGGCAGGAGTGGTGTTTGGTCTGGTGCAGGCCAGAAACAAGGAGAAGATGAGAGACGTCAACGGGGGTTTCAGTCTGGCGCCGTGA